In one Bacillus thuringiensis genomic region, the following are encoded:
- a CDS encoding cytidine deaminase — protein sequence MDKKKYIEEANKMLSKAYIPYSKFPVGAALVTKEGKIYTGCNIENASYGLCNCAERTAIFKAVSEGERDFSYLVITGETDGPISPCGACRQVIAEFCDPKMPVLLTNVKGDEKEVTVEQLLPGAFTIDDLK from the coding sequence ATGGATAAGAAAAAATATATTGAAGAAGCAAACAAGATGTTATCGAAAGCGTATATTCCGTATTCTAAATTTCCTGTTGGCGCAGCGTTAGTTACGAAAGAAGGGAAAATCTATACTGGTTGTAATATAGAAAATGCTTCTTACGGTTTATGTAACTGTGCAGAAAGAACAGCAATATTTAAAGCAGTATCAGAAGGTGAGCGCGATTTTAGTTACTTAGTTATTACAGGAGAAACTGATGGCCCGATTTCACCATGTGGTGCGTGTAGACAAGTAATTGCTGAATTCTGTGATCCGAAAATGCCTGTATTATTAACGAATGTAAAAGGTGATGAAAAAGAAGTGACTGTTGAGCAATTACTTCCAGGTGCTTTCACAATTGACGATTTAAAATAA
- a CDS encoding heavy metal-binding domain-containing protein, giving the protein MIVTTTSGIQGKEIIEYIDIVNGEAIMGANIVRDVFASVRDVVGGRVGAYESKLKDARDIAMGEMKELAKEKGANAIVGIDVDYEVVRDGMLMVAVSGTAVRI; this is encoded by the coding sequence ATGATTGTAACAACAACTTCTGGAATTCAAGGTAAAGAGATTATTGAGTATATTGATATTGTAAATGGTGAAGCTATTATGGGTGCAAATATTGTCCGCGATGTATTCGCTTCCGTTCGTGATGTTGTCGGTGGCCGTGTTGGTGCTTATGAAAGTAAGCTAAAAGACGCTCGTGATATTGCAATGGGCGAAATGAAAGAACTTGCAAAAGAAAAAGGTGCGAACGCTATCGTTGGTATTGACGTAGATTACGAAGTTGTTCGTGATGGAATGTTAATGGTTGCTGTCAGTGGTACAGCTGTACGTATATAA
- the deoC gene encoding deoxyribose-phosphate aldolase, which yields MNIAKLIDHTILKANTTKEDVMKVIEEAKEYKFASVCINPTWVKLAADELAGHDVDVCTVIGFPLGASTTETKAFETKDAIAKGATEVDMVINVGALKDGDNELVEKDIYEVVQAAKGKALVKVIIETCLLTDEEKVRACELSVKAGADFVKTSTGFSTGGATAEDIALMRKTVGPNVGVKASGGVRTREDADKMVAAGASRVGASASVAIVLNDAKGATDNY from the coding sequence ATGAACATTGCAAAGTTAATTGACCATACAATTTTAAAAGCTAATACTACTAAAGAAGATGTTATGAAAGTAATCGAAGAAGCAAAGGAATATAAATTCGCTTCTGTTTGTATTAACCCAACATGGGTAAAATTAGCGGCTGATGAACTAGCTGGACATGATGTAGACGTTTGTACTGTAATCGGTTTCCCATTAGGAGCAAGCACGACTGAAACAAAAGCATTTGAAACAAAAGATGCTATCGCAAAAGGTGCAACTGAAGTTGATATGGTAATCAACGTAGGTGCTTTAAAAGATGGCGACAACGAACTTGTTGAAAAAGATATTTATGAAGTAGTACAAGCAGCAAAAGGAAAAGCTCTTGTAAAAGTAATCATTGAAACTTGCCTATTAACAGATGAAGAAAAAGTACGCGCTTGTGAATTATCAGTAAAAGCTGGTGCTGACTTCGTAAAAACTTCAACTGGATTCTCAACTGGCGGAGCAACTGCTGAAGATATCGCATTAATGCGTAAAACAGTAGGACCAAACGTTGGTGTAAAAGCATCTGGCGGTGTTCGTACACGTGAAGATGCAGACAAAATGGTAGCTGCTGGAGCTTCTCGCGTTGGAGCAAGTGCTAGTGTTGCAATCGTATTAAATGATGCAAAAGGTGCTACAGATAACTACTAA
- a CDS encoding CPBP family intramembrane glutamic endopeptidase: MNFIKMNKKEIIMLIIFTLFVPFQIGLYILFGISLLANVNLVESEFVLSAIGFTVPAIVGIICFRKEIIESFTYFKEKTILKIVSIPMVVLFTLIVEQCVMYFLATGQPENQEQLLETGAEVPLVFTLLVFGILGPILEEIVFRHILINRFSYHIGTAIASIISIMIFTLLHTNQLSDIAIYLPGSLILTAAYLISKRSIAYVIAIHMLNNCLGFIL, encoded by the coding sequence GTGAACTTTATAAAAATGAATAAAAAAGAAATCATTATGCTAATAATCTTTACACTGTTTGTACCATTTCAAATTGGCTTGTACATACTATTTGGCATATCACTTTTAGCTAATGTCAATTTAGTTGAATCAGAATTTGTTCTTAGTGCAATCGGTTTTACTGTACCTGCTATTGTAGGAATCATTTGCTTTAGGAAAGAAATTATTGAAAGTTTTACTTATTTTAAAGAGAAGACAATTTTGAAAATAGTAAGTATTCCTATGGTAGTTTTATTTACGTTAATTGTGGAACAGTGTGTTATGTATTTTCTAGCAACTGGTCAACCAGAGAACCAAGAGCAGCTCCTTGAAACTGGTGCAGAGGTACCTCTTGTATTTACATTGCTTGTATTTGGTATTCTGGGTCCAATACTTGAAGAAATTGTATTTCGCCACATATTAATAAATCGTTTTTCTTACCATATTGGTACTGCTATTGCATCTATCATTTCGATTATGATTTTTACACTTCTTCATACGAACCAACTTTCGGATATTGCTATTTATTTACCTGGATCGTTGATACTTACTGCGGCTTATCTTATTTCTAAAAGATCCATTGCATATGTTATAGCGATACACATGTTAAACAATTGCCTTGGTTTCATTCTGTAA
- a CDS encoding pyrimidine-nucleoside phosphorylase encodes MRMVDIIAKKRDGKELTTEEIKFFINGYTDGSIPDYQVSALAMAIFFKDMTDRERADLTMAMVESGETIDLSAIEGIKVDKHSTGGVGDTTTLVLGPLVAALDVPVAKMSGRGLGHTGGTIDKLEAVEGFHVEITKEQFIDIVNRDKVAVIGQTGNLTPADKKIYALRDVTGTVNSIPLIASSIMSKKIAAGADAIVLDVKTGAGAFMKTEEDAKELAHAMVRIGNNVGRQTMAVISDMSQPLGFAIGNALEVKEAIDTLKGEGPEDLTELVLVLGSQMVVLAKKANTLEEAREMLIEVMKNGKATAKFKEFLSNQGGDSSIVDNPEKMPQAKYVIDVPAKTSGVISNIVADEIGIAAMLLGAGRATKEDEIDLAVGLMLRKKVGDAVKEGEPFVTIYANRENVEDVKAKIYENISIAETAVAPKLVHTVITD; translated from the coding sequence ATGAGAATGGTAGATATTATTGCAAAAAAGCGTGACGGCAAAGAATTAACGACTGAAGAAATCAAATTCTTTATTAATGGATATACAGACGGAAGTATTCCTGATTATCAAGTGAGTGCGCTTGCAATGGCAATCTTCTTTAAAGATATGACAGATCGCGAACGTGCAGATTTAACGATGGCGATGGTTGAGTCTGGAGAAACGATCGACTTATCAGCAATTGAAGGAATTAAAGTAGACAAACATTCAACTGGCGGTGTTGGTGATACAACAACTTTAGTATTAGGACCATTAGTTGCTGCTTTAGATGTACCAGTAGCAAAAATGTCTGGTCGTGGTTTAGGACATACTGGCGGAACAATTGATAAATTAGAAGCAGTAGAAGGATTCCACGTTGAAATTACGAAAGAACAATTCATCGATATTGTAAACCGTGACAAAGTAGCTGTTATTGGACAAACAGGAAACTTAACACCTGCAGATAAAAAGATTTATGCATTACGTGACGTAACAGGAACTGTTAACTCAATTCCTTTAATCGCAAGTTCAATTATGAGTAAAAAAATTGCAGCTGGTGCTGATGCAATCGTACTTGATGTAAAAACAGGTGCTGGTGCATTTATGAAAACAGAAGAAGATGCAAAAGAATTAGCACATGCAATGGTACGTATCGGAAATAATGTAGGACGTCAAACAATGGCAGTTATTTCAGATATGTCACAACCTCTTGGATTTGCGATTGGTAATGCTCTAGAAGTGAAAGAAGCGATTGATACGTTAAAAGGTGAAGGTCCAGAAGATTTAACAGAATTAGTACTTGTATTAGGAAGTCAAATGGTCGTACTTGCGAAAAAAGCAAATACGTTAGAAGAAGCTCGTGAAATGCTAATTGAAGTGATGAAAAACGGAAAAGCAACTGCGAAATTTAAAGAGTTCTTAAGCAATCAAGGCGGAGATAGCTCAATTGTAGACAATCCAGAAAAAATGCCACAAGCTAAGTATGTAATTGATGTACCTGCAAAAACTTCAGGTGTTATTTCTAACATTGTTGCAGATGAGATTGGTATTGCAGCTATGTTACTTGGTGCAGGTCGTGCAACGAAGGAAGATGAAATCGATTTAGCAGTAGGATTAATGTTACGTAAAAAAGTTGGCGATGCAGTAAAAGAAGGCGAGCCATTCGTAACAATCTACGCAAATCGTGAAAATGTAGAAGATGTAAAAGCAAAAATTTATGAGAACATCTCTATCGCTGAAACAGCAGTGGCTCCTAAATTAGTTCATACAGTTATTACTGACTAA
- a CDS encoding DUF896 domain-containing protein — MQNILFRINELSKKERTSGLTVDEKQEQQMLRQNYTETFRGSLDSILLNTKIVDPNGLNVTPVALQDAQIRLKLSK, encoded by the coding sequence ATGCAAAACATTTTATTCCGTATTAATGAATTATCAAAAAAAGAAAGAACATCTGGATTAACAGTTGATGAAAAACAAGAACAACAAATGTTGCGCCAAAACTATACAGAAACATTTCGTGGAAGCCTAGATTCCATTTTATTAAATACAAAAATTGTTGATCCTAATGGTCTTAACGTTACACCAGTTGCATTACAAGATGCTCAAATACGTTTAAAATTAAGCAAATGA
- a CDS encoding pentapeptide repeat-containing protein → MKIDRPKISPELSSKNFQDIFYEEDPTLEVCEIIDSTFENESVDRVRLYDAVIKNCKFTNTDFSNIDITDVCFENCDLSNVNLSNSSVHRVEFKNSKLIGVNFTESSLGNVKFENSILNLAAFGNSKLEKIIFNETSLNNADFFDCKLKKVEFQLCSLNEANFDQTSLKGIDISSSTFDTLTVSVNDLRGCKVSTYQAVQFATLLGLIIKD, encoded by the coding sequence ATGAAAATTGATAGACCAAAAATTTCACCAGAGTTATCTTCAAAGAATTTTCAAGATATTTTTTATGAAGAAGATCCAACATTGGAAGTGTGTGAAATTATAGACTCCACTTTCGAAAATGAATCTGTAGATAGAGTGCGGTTATATGATGCGGTGATAAAAAACTGTAAGTTTACTAATACAGACTTTAGCAATATTGATATTACAGATGTTTGTTTTGAAAACTGTGATTTATCAAATGTTAATTTAAGCAATTCTTCTGTTCACAGAGTCGAATTTAAAAACAGTAAATTAATCGGAGTAAATTTCACAGAATCTAGCTTAGGAAATGTTAAATTTGAGAATTCAATTTTGAATTTAGCGGCATTTGGAAATTCTAAACTAGAAAAAATCATCTTCAATGAAACTTCATTAAATAATGCAGATTTTTTTGACTGTAAACTTAAAAAAGTTGAATTCCAATTATGTAGTCTTAATGAAGCTAATTTTGATCAGACATCACTGAAGGGGATAGATATTAGTTCCTCTACCTTTGATACACTTACAGTTTCAGTGAACGATTTAAGAGGATGTAAAGTATCGACATATCAAGCTGTTCAGTTTGCTACTTTATTAGGATTAATAATTAAAGATTAG
- a CDS encoding aminopeptidase P family protein: MKSTFFAQNRERLANTLPEGSITILFAGQAPHMSADAHYKFVPNRNFYYLTGIDEPNVIFMLKKVGSSVEETLFIEKSDPVMEKWVGKTVSNEEAEKISGIKKVVYLDSFEKTMSNILFTENAKHLYLDIERRDWNGTETKTLAFAKHVREKYPHVTIGNVYPNICELRVFKTEEEIEIIKEAIAITKDGIYNVLKHAKAGMMEYELEAQFDFTLKSSGIKYHAFNTILASGKNATVLHYEDNDAQIQNGDLVLLDLGAQKDYYNADISYTFPANGTFSSRQKQIYNIVLKALKETTEIIKPGLKFAALNEHTKKVLAEECKAIGLIQEDEELSKYYYHGVSHFLGLDTHDVGTYKDRVLEEGMVITIEPGLYIEGESIGIRIEDDILITKDGYENLSKDIIREVEEIEEFMSVNNEHVKGNQAVVK; the protein is encoded by the coding sequence ATGAAATCAACATTTTTTGCTCAAAATAGAGAACGATTAGCAAACACATTACCAGAGGGATCTATTACGATTTTATTTGCGGGACAAGCACCGCATATGTCAGCTGATGCACATTATAAATTTGTACCGAATCGTAATTTTTACTACTTAACGGGAATCGATGAACCAAATGTTATTTTTATGCTGAAAAAGGTTGGAAGTAGTGTTGAAGAAACACTTTTCATTGAAAAGTCAGATCCAGTAATGGAAAAATGGGTCGGTAAAACAGTTTCTAACGAAGAAGCAGAGAAAATTTCAGGTATAAAGAAAGTTGTATATTTAGATAGCTTTGAAAAGACAATGTCAAATATACTTTTTACAGAAAATGCGAAGCATCTATATTTAGATATAGAACGTCGTGATTGGAATGGTACGGAGACAAAAACATTAGCATTTGCTAAACATGTAAGAGAAAAATACCCACACGTAACAATTGGTAATGTATATCCGAACATTTGTGAATTACGAGTATTTAAAACAGAGGAAGAAATTGAAATTATTAAAGAAGCGATTGCTATAACGAAAGACGGTATTTACAACGTACTTAAGCATGCAAAAGCAGGCATGATGGAGTATGAATTAGAAGCACAATTTGATTTTACACTGAAGTCATCTGGCATTAAGTACCATGCGTTCAATACAATTTTGGCGAGTGGGAAAAATGCTACAGTTCTTCATTATGAAGATAATGATGCACAAATTCAAAATGGTGACTTAGTATTACTAGATTTAGGTGCTCAAAAAGACTACTATAACGCTGATATTAGTTATACATTCCCGGCAAATGGAACATTCTCTAGTCGCCAAAAACAAATTTATAATATTGTATTAAAAGCATTAAAAGAAACAACAGAGATTATTAAGCCAGGATTAAAGTTCGCTGCATTAAATGAGCATACAAAAAAGGTACTGGCAGAAGAGTGTAAAGCAATTGGTTTAATTCAAGAAGATGAAGAGTTATCAAAATACTATTATCATGGTGTCAGCCATTTCCTTGGTTTAGATACACATGATGTAGGAACATATAAAGATAGAGTGTTAGAAGAAGGTATGGTTATAACAATTGAACCTGGTCTTTATATTGAAGGAGAATCAATTGGAATTCGTATTGAAGATGACATTCTTATAACGAAAGACGGGTATGAAAACTTGTCAAAAGATATCATTAGGGAAGTTGAAGAAATTGAAGAATTTATGAGTGTAAATAATGAACATGTAAAAGGAAACCAAGCTGTAGTTAAATAA
- a CDS encoding sugar-binding transcriptional regulator, with protein sequence MEKDKQQLSVEVARLYYQSDYSQQEIANKLNISRPTISRLLKYAKEKGFVQISIADPFADLDNVGNLLKEKYNLLEAHVVFSPVPEYATITEYISKYAAEYMEKTVKNGDIVGVSWGMTMYEIARKIVPQHVKGVEVVQLKGGISHSSVNTYANETIALFADAFQTTPRNLPLPVIFDNAVTKELVEQDRHIHHIIEMGKQANIAIFTVGTVRDEALLLRLGYFDKDETNLLKKQSVGDICSRFFDGDGNISSEEINKRTIGIELEELKLKKRSILVAGGNRKIKAIDGALRGGYANVLIIDQHTAKELLHYQKD encoded by the coding sequence ATGGAAAAAGATAAACAACAATTAAGCGTTGAAGTTGCAAGATTATATTATCAATCAGATTATAGTCAGCAAGAAATTGCTAACAAATTAAATATTTCAAGACCGACGATTTCTAGATTGTTAAAGTACGCGAAAGAAAAAGGGTTTGTTCAAATTAGCATCGCTGATCCATTTGCGGATTTAGATAACGTTGGGAATTTACTGAAAGAAAAGTACAACTTGTTAGAGGCACATGTTGTATTTTCTCCAGTGCCGGAATATGCAACGATTACAGAGTATATAAGTAAATATGCTGCTGAGTATATGGAAAAGACGGTTAAAAACGGTGATATTGTTGGTGTAAGCTGGGGCATGACTATGTATGAAATCGCTAGAAAAATCGTACCGCAACATGTAAAAGGGGTAGAGGTTGTCCAGCTAAAAGGTGGTATTAGTCATTCAAGTGTAAATACATATGCGAATGAGACGATAGCTTTATTTGCAGATGCTTTTCAAACGACGCCAAGAAATCTACCTCTTCCAGTTATATTTGATAATGCAGTGACAAAAGAATTAGTGGAGCAGGATCGACATATTCATCACATTATCGAAATGGGAAAACAAGCGAATATTGCAATTTTTACTGTAGGAACAGTGCGAGACGAAGCGCTATTATTACGATTAGGTTATTTCGATAAGGATGAAACAAATTTACTCAAAAAACAATCGGTCGGTGACATTTGTTCACGTTTCTTTGATGGAGACGGAAATATTAGTAGCGAAGAAATCAATAAGCGTACCATTGGAATTGAGTTAGAGGAACTGAAATTAAAGAAACGCTCTATTTTAGTTGCAGGTGGTAATAGAAAAATAAAAGCAATTGATGGTGCGTTACGTGGCGGGTATGCAAATGTATTAATTATCGATCAGCATACAGCAAAAGAATTGTTGCATTATCAAAAAGATTAG
- a CDS encoding NupC/NupG family nucleoside CNT transporter — protein MKYLIGVFGLVLILGIAWLASNDRKKVKYRPIITMVILQFILGFLLLNTSIGNILISGIADGFGELLKYAADGVNFVFGGLVNQKEFSFFLSVLMPIVFISALIGILQHIKVLPIIVKSIGLALSKVNGMGKLESYNAVASAILGQSEVFISVKKQLGLLPEKRMYTLCASAMSTVSMSIVGSYMVLLKPQYVVTALVLNLFGGFIIASIINPYEVTEEEDMLEVQEEEKKTFFEVLGEYIIDGFKVAITVAAMLIGFVALIAFINAVFKGVIGISFQEILGYVFAPFAFIMGVPWHEAVNAGNIMATKLVSNEFVAMTDLAQGNFNFSDRTTAIISVFLVSFANFSSIGIIAGAVKSLNEKQGNVVARFGLKLLFGATLVSFLSATIVGLLF, from the coding sequence ATGAAATACTTAATCGGTGTTTTTGGCCTCGTATTGATTTTAGGTATCGCTTGGCTTGCTAGTAATGATAGAAAGAAAGTCAAATATCGTCCAATCATAACGATGGTTATATTACAATTCATTTTGGGGTTTCTATTATTAAATACAAGTATAGGGAATATATTAATTAGCGGAATAGCAGATGGTTTTGGAGAGTTATTAAAATATGCCGCTGACGGTGTGAATTTCGTATTTGGTGGATTAGTAAATCAAAAAGAGTTTTCGTTCTTTTTAAGTGTATTAATGCCAATCGTATTTATATCAGCCTTAATAGGTATTTTGCAACATATTAAAGTATTACCTATTATTGTGAAATCTATCGGTCTAGCATTAAGTAAAGTAAATGGAATGGGGAAACTAGAATCATATAACGCTGTTGCTTCTGCGATTTTAGGACAATCTGAAGTGTTTATTTCAGTTAAGAAACAACTAGGGTTATTGCCAGAAAAAAGAATGTATACATTATGTGCATCAGCAATGTCTACCGTTTCTATGTCTATCGTTGGATCATATATGGTTTTATTAAAACCACAATATGTTGTAACCGCTTTAGTACTTAACTTATTCGGTGGCTTCATCATTGCTTCTATCATTAACCCGTATGAGGTTACTGAGGAAGAAGATATGTTAGAAGTACAAGAAGAAGAGAAGAAGACCTTCTTTGAAGTATTAGGCGAATACATTATTGATGGATTTAAAGTTGCGATTACAGTAGCAGCTATGTTAATTGGTTTCGTAGCTCTTATCGCATTCATTAATGCAGTATTTAAAGGTGTAATCGGTATTTCATTCCAAGAAATTCTTGGTTATGTATTTGCACCATTTGCATTTATTATGGGTGTACCTTGGCATGAAGCAGTTAATGCCGGAAATATTATGGCAACAAAATTAGTATCAAATGAATTTGTCGCTATGACAGATTTAGCACAAGGAAACTTTAATTTCTCAGATAGAACGACAGCGATTATCTCTGTATTCTTAGTTTCATTTGCAAACTTCTCTTCAATTGGGATTATTGCAGGAGCAGTTAAGAGCTTAAATGAAAAGCAAGGGAATGTAGTCGCAAGATTTGGTTTGAAATTACTATTCGGTGCAACGTTAGTAAGTTTCTTATCAGCAACAATCGTTGGCTTATTATTTTAA
- the nheC gene encoding non-hemolytic enterotoxin NHE subunit C, translated as MQKRFYKKCLLAVMIAGVATSNAFPLHPFAAEQNVKVLQENVKNYSLGPAGFQDVMAQTTSSIFAMDSYAKLIQNQQETDLSKISSINSEFKGNMIQHQRDAKINAAYWLNNMKPQIMKTDQNIINYNNTFQSYYNDMLIAIDQKDSGKLKADLEKLYADIVKNQNEVDVLLGDLKAFRDRMAKDTNSFKEDTNQLTAILASTNAGIPALEQQINTYNDSIKKSNDMVIAGGVLCVALITCLAGGPMIAVAKKDIANAEREIANLKDRISGAQAEIVILTDVKNKTTNMTETIDAAITALQNISNQWYTVGAKYNNLLQNVKGISPEEFTFIKEDLHTAKDSWKDVKDYTERLHEGVAK; from the coding sequence ATGCAGAAAAGATTTTATAAAAAATGTCTTTTAGCGGTAATGATTGCTGGGGTGGCAACTAGTAACGCATTTCCTTTACATCCTTTTGCAGCAGAACAAAATGTAAAGGTGCTACAAGAAAATGTGAAAAACTATTCTCTTGGACCAGCTGGATTCCAAGATGTAATGGCACAAACGACATCAAGTATATTTGCAATGGATTCATATGCAAAATTAATTCAAAATCAACAAGAGACGGATTTAAGTAAAATAAGTTCGATTAACAGTGAATTTAAAGGGAATATGATTCAGCATCAAAGAGATGCAAAAATTAATGCGGCATATTGGTTAAATAATATGAAGCCTCAAATTATGAAAACGGATCAAAATATTATTAATTACAATAATACGTTTCAATCGTATTATAATGACATGTTAATAGCGATTGATCAAAAGGATAGCGGAAAATTAAAAGCTGATTTAGAAAAGTTGTATGCGGATATTGTAAAGAATCAAAATGAGGTAGATGTATTATTAGGAGATTTGAAAGCCTTTCGCGATAGAATGGCGAAAGATACAAATAGTTTTAAAGAGGATACAAATCAATTAACAGCGATATTGGCAAGTACGAATGCTGGCATTCCAGCTCTAGAGCAACAAATCAATACATATAACGATTCGATTAAAAAGAGTAATGATATGGTCATTGCTGGTGGCGTACTTTGCGTAGCACTAATAACATGTCTTGCTGGCGGGCCGATGATTGCGGTTGCAAAAAAAGATATCGCAAATGCAGAAAGAGAGATAGCTAATTTAAAAGATAGAATTTCAGGAGCACAAGCAGAAATCGTAATTTTGACTGATGTAAAAAATAAAACAACAAACATGACGGAAACAATTGATGCAGCAATTACAGCACTACAAAACATATCAAATCAATGGTATACAGTAGGTGCAAAATATAATAATTTACTACAAAATGTAAAAGGAATTAGTCCGGAAGAGTTTACGTTTATAAAAGAAGATTTACATACAGCGAAAGATAGCTGGAAAGATGTAAAGGATTATACAGAAAGATTACATGAAGGTGTGGCAAAGTAA
- a CDS encoding LysE family translocator has protein sequence MENYLLFILTAMLIIMMPGPGFALVTKNTISHGKNGGIKTVLGTISGMMIHTIMATLGLSAILMKFAMLFTFIKYAGAVYLIYLAVKSIKSALHKKEDMSGSAEMDSKDIGAIKSFRQGFTTAILNPKTAVFFLSFLPQFIVSNQNHFLQFLLLGVTFTTLTAIWYLLYISLIRQLRTFLRKERVNRTIEGITGAILLVFGVRLFFQK, from the coding sequence ATGGAAAATTATCTATTATTTATCCTTACAGCAATGCTAATCATAATGATGCCTGGTCCTGGTTTTGCACTAGTTACAAAAAATACTATCTCGCATGGTAAAAATGGCGGGATAAAGACTGTTTTAGGAACGATATCTGGAATGATGATTCATACAATAATGGCTACGTTAGGACTTTCTGCTATCTTAATGAAATTTGCTATGTTATTTACATTTATAAAATATGCTGGGGCTGTTTATTTAATTTATTTAGCTGTAAAGTCAATTAAAAGTGCCTTACATAAAAAAGAAGATATGTCAGGTTCAGCAGAAATGGACTCTAAGGATATTGGGGCAATTAAAAGCTTTAGACAAGGATTTACTACGGCAATTTTAAATCCAAAAACCGCTGTATTTTTCCTTAGTTTTTTACCCCAATTTATTGTGAGTAATCAAAATCATTTCCTCCAATTTCTTTTATTAGGAGTCACATTTACGACTTTGACAGCAATATGGTATTTACTTTACATCTCACTCATACGTCAATTAAGAACTTTTTTAAGAAAAGAAAGAGTGAACCGTACAATAGAGGGTATTACAGGCGCCATATTATTAGTATTTGGAGTTAGATTGTTTTTCCAAAAATAA
- a CDS encoding TetR/AcrR family transcriptional regulator, whose translation MTKVDKVKEKIIETSLYLFNTNGITRTSIQDIMTATELPKGSIYRRFKSKEEIVLAAYDKSGEIMWSHFHKAMENKKTAIDKILAIFLVYQDAANNPPIAGGCPLLNSAIESTGVFPELQKAAAKGYDDTVMLMASLIKEGIEKQELKEDIEVISLASFLASSMEGAIMASRVSNDNIHHHYFIEQIKHHLFSYSK comes from the coding sequence ATGACTAAAGTTGATAAGGTTAAAGAAAAAATTATTGAAACATCTTTATATTTATTTAATACTAATGGGATAACTCGCACATCCATCCAGGATATAATGACAGCTACTGAACTACCTAAAGGATCTATTTATCGTAGATTCAAAAGTAAAGAAGAAATTGTCCTTGCTGCCTACGACAAAAGTGGTGAGATTATGTGGAGTCATTTTCATAAAGCAATGGAAAATAAAAAGACAGCAATCGATAAAATCCTTGCAATTTTCCTTGTATATCAAGATGCAGCTAATAATCCTCCTATTGCTGGAGGCTGTCCATTACTTAATAGCGCAATTGAAAGTACTGGAGTATTTCCAGAATTACAAAAAGCAGCAGCAAAAGGTTATGATGATACAGTAATGTTAATGGCTTCTCTCATAAAAGAAGGAATAGAGAAACAAGAACTTAAAGAAGATATAGAGGTTATATCACTTGCTTCCTTTCTTGCATCTTCAATGGAGGGGGCTATTATGGCAAGTCGAGTATCTAACGATAATATACACCATCATTATTTTATTGAACAAATAAAACATCATCTTTTCTCCTATTCTAAATAA